GGCGCGCTCGGCGGCGTCGTGCGCATCCATGCGCCACTGGGGCGGCGCGCTCTTGCCGGCGCAGCCGGCGGCCAGGGCGGCCAGCAGGATCAGGGGTGCGGCAAGGCGGTTCATGGCAGCTTCAGCTCCGTGTCGCGGGCAAAGGGCCACTTGCGGTTGATCTCGTTCACCAGGCCTTCGACCTTGCGCAGGCTGGCCTCGACCTCGGCGCGCAGCGCGCCCAGGTCGGTGGTGGCCTCGCGGGCGTTGGCGCCCACCGCCTGGGCCTCGGCCAGCACGGCGTCCACCTTGGTCAGGCTGCCTCGGGCGTCGGCCAGCAGGGCGTTGAGTTGCAGCACGGCGGCGCGCACCTCGGGCACCAGGCCGGCGTCCTTGCCGCTACCAAAGACCTGCTTGTCGGCCTTGGCGGCCATGCCGTCCAGCCGGGCCAGCAGCTGGTTGGTGCGCTCCAGCGTGGCCAAAATCTTGCGCGCCTCGCCGTCGCTGCCGGTGAGCACCCCCAGCGCGCCGCCCGGGCCGTTCAGCCGCTCGGTCAGCGCGCGCACGTTGCCCAGCGCGCCGCCCAGGGCCGAGTCGCTGGCCGTCAGGTGGTTCAGGTTTTCCAGCAGCTCGCGCGCATCGGCCATCAGGCGCGGGATCTCGGCCGTAGCGTCGCCGCGCAGCACCGGGCGCACGGCGCCGTCGGCCAAGGGCGGATCGGTCATCACCCCGCTGTAGGCCTTGATGGTGGTGCCGCCGACGATGCCGCGCACCAGCGTGAAGACGCTGGACTCGCGCAGCCAGTGGGCATCGCGCCGCGCCACGTCCACCACGATGCGCACCTCGCCGCCCTCGGCCAGGCCCAGGCTGCGCACGCGGCCGATGGGAAAGCCGGAGAACGTCACGTCCATGCCCACCGCCACGCCTTCGGAATCGTCGGCCGTGAGCACCAGGCGCTGGGTGGGCTCGAAGGCGCCGCGCGCATACAGCAGGTACAGCGCCGAGCCCACCACCAGCACCAGGGTGAACAGCAGCAGCGCCGCCGCCTTGGCGCGCAGGTGGGCCACGGGGCGCAGCAGCTCGTCGCCGGGCAGCGCGCAGCGCGCATTGGGGCTCGGGGGGGTAGGGTCGGTCATCGCAAAAAGAAGGTCAGTAGTAGTTGCTCATCAGCGAGAGCACTTCGATGAGCAGCAGCACGGCGAACATGCGCGCCAGCCCGCCCAGCTCGGAGCCGGGCTGCTGCGCGTGGCCGGGATCGCCCGTCTCGTACAGCCCGGAGGCCAGCGGGATGAGGGCCACCGCCATGCTGAAGAACAGCGTCTTGAGCGCAAACACCAGCGTGATCTGCGGCGTGAACACGTGGCCGAACATGCGCGTGTAGCCGGCGATGCCGGCGGTGGTGAAACCATAGACGCCCAGGTAGGCCATGACCAGCGCCACCACGCACGACAGCGCCGCCAGCGTGACGCTGGCGTAGATGCCGGCCACCACGCGCGGCATCAGCTCCATGCGCACCGGGTCGGCGCCGCGCGCCTGCAGCGCCTGCAGGTGGCCGCTTTGGCGCATGAGCGCCAGCTGCGTGCCGTTGGGGATGGTGGCGCGCATGGCCACGAACAGCGCGGCAGTCAGCGGGATCAGCTCCAGTACCAGCACGCGGATGACCATCTCCAGCGCGTAGCGCGACAGGCCGTAGCTCCAGGCCGTCACCACCACGATGCGGGTGATGACCAGCGCCAGCAGCGCCGCCAGCACCGTGAAGCCCAGCAAGATGGGCGCCGTGTCGTGGTACATGTGGCGCGCCAGCCGCCAGCGCGTGCCGCGCGAGTAGCTCGACGGCGAGAGCATCAGCACCAGCACCACCGCACCCAGGTAGAAGATGCGCGACCAGGCCAGCGCCCAGCGCCGGGCCGTGCGCACCAGGCGCTCGTGCAGGGGCAGCGGATGGCGCAGGGCAGTCATGCGCGCATCATAGGGGAGCGGCGCAGCTTGACAGGTGAAACAGGCCTGTAACACCCGCCAGGCAAGCGCCGGCAGCTATCGTTTGCGTAGCATCGCACACGTTAGACGTGGCGCCGGGCCACTGGCGCCGGCGGCGGCACGGGCTCGGCGTCGGCGCGCGCATGCAGCGCCTCGATCACGTGGCACTGCCCGCCTGTGCCGTCGCAGCGGCTGCGCAGCGCCTGCAGCTCGCGCTCCAGCACCTGCAGCTCGGCCAGCCGGGTGCGCACATGCTCCAGGTGCCCGTCCAGCGTGGCGCAGGCGGCGTGGTCGGCGCCCTCGTCATGCACCACGCGCGCGTCCAGCTGCAGCAGGGTGCGCACCTCGTCCAGGGACATGTCCATGGCGCGGCACAGCCGCACGAAGCGCAGGCGGTGCACCTCGTCGTCGCTGTACAGGCGATAGCGGTTTTCCGCCCGCGTCTGGCCGCACAGCAGGCCTTCCTTTTCGTAGTAGCGGATGTTGGCCGCAGGCACGCCCGACAGGCGGGCGGCATCGCCAATGCGGTGGCGGGGGCTTTGCGTGTTCATGCTTGACATTAAAGTGACTTCAAGGTTTCCAATGATCGCATGAACACCCCACAACCCGCCCACGCTCACGGCGCGCATGCGCACAAGCACGAACATGCACACGAACCCGGCCACGCCGAGACCCACGCGCCGGCCTGCGGCTCCTGCGCCGGCGACGGCGATGGCCATGACCACGGCGCCCTGCCCGGCTGGCCGCGCATCGCCGCCGCGCTGGCGCTGGCCTCCGGGGCAGAAGTGGCCCATTGGCTCCAGCAGGACACCCTGGGCATGGCTCTGGCCGTGGTGGCCATCGCCCTGTCCGGTCTGGGCGTGTACCGCTCGGGCCTGAAGGACCTGGCGCGGCTGCGCCTGGGTATCAACGCGCTGATGGCCGTGGCCGTCACCGGCGCCGTGCTGATCGGCCAGTGGCCCGAGGCGGCCATGGTCATGGCCCTGTACGTGGCCGCCGAGCGCATCGAGCACGGCGCCATGGACCGTGCCCGCAACGCCATCCGCGGCCTGCTCGACCTGGCGCCCGAGACCGCCGACGTGGTGCAGGACGGCGGCGGCACCGCCCGCGTGCCGGCGGCCGAAGTGGCCCTGGGCGCGCTGGTGCGCATCGCCCCGGGCGCGCGCGTGCCGCTGGACGGCACCGTCACCCGCGGCAGCAGCGCCGTGAACCAGGCCCCCATCACCGGTGAGAGCCAGCTGGCCGACAAGGGGCCGGGCGATGCGCTGTACGCCGGCAGCGTGAACCAGCAGGGCGAGCTGTTCATGCAGGTCACGGCCGCGCCCGGCAGCACGCTACTGGCGCGCATCGTGCACGCCGTGGAGCAGGCCCAGGCCAGCCGCGCGCCCACCCAGCGTTTCGTCGATCGCTTCGCCGCCGTCTATACGCCCCTGGTCTTCGTGGCCGCCCTGGCGCTGGGCCTGCTGGCGCCCGTGGTGATGGGCTGGAGCTGGCACCAGGCCGCCTACCAGGCCCTGGCGCTGCTGGTCATCGCCTGCCCCTGCGCGCTGGTGATCTCCACGCCGGTCACGGTGGTCAGCGCCCTCACGGCAGCGGCGCGCCGCGGCATCCTGATCAAGGGCGGCAGCGCGCTGGAGTCGGCGCGCAGCCTGTCCGCCATCGCCCTGGACAAGACCGGCACCCTGACCACCGGCCACCCCACGCTGGTGCACTGGCAGGCCATGGAGGCCGATGCACAGGCCGCCGGGGCGGCAGCCTGGCAGCTGGCCAGCCGCTCCGACCACCCGGTCTCGCGCGCCATCGCCGCCGGGCTGCCGGCCGGCCAGCCGGACGCCGCCGCCGACGTGCGCGCCCTGCCCGGGCGCGGGGTGGAGGCCACCCTCGCCGGCCAGCGCTGGGTGCTGGGCAACCTGCGCCTGGTGCGCGAGATGGGCCTGGACACCCCTGCCCTCGCCGAGCAGCTGGCCGCGCACGAGCAGCAGGGCCGCACCGTCACCTTGCTGGCCAGCGAGCAGGCCGTGCACGCCCTGTTCGCCGTGGCCGACCCGCTGCGCGCGCACGCAGCCGAGGCCATCGCCCAGCTCAAGGCCATCGGCGTGCAGCCCGTGGTGCTGAGCGGCGACAACCCCGCCACCGTGCAAGCCGTGGCGCGCGAGGCCGGCATCGCGGACGCCCGCGGCGGCCTGCTGCCCGAAGACAAGCTGCAGTCCATGGCCGAGCTGCAAGCACGCCTGGGCCCCACCGCCATGACCGGCGACGGCATCAACGACGCGCCGGCCCTGGCCCGCGCCGACGTCGGCTTTGCCATGGGCGGCGCGCACAGCACCGGCATGGCCATGGAGACGGCCGACGTGGTGCTGATGAACGACGACCTGCGCCGCATCCCCGACACCGTGGTGCTGGCCCGCCGCGCGCACCGTGTGCTGTGGCAAAACATCATCCTGGCGCTGGGCGTGAAGGCGGCGTTCTTCGCGCT
The DNA window shown above is from Pulveribacter suum and carries:
- a CDS encoding MerR family transcriptional regulator gives rise to the protein MNTQSPRHRIGDAARLSGVPAANIRYYEKEGLLCGQTRAENRYRLYSDDEVHRLRFVRLCRAMDMSLDEVRTLLQLDARVVHDEGADHAACATLDGHLEHVRTRLAELQVLERELQALRSRCDGTGGQCHVIEALHARADAEPVPPPAPVARRHV
- a CDS encoding MlaD family protein; the encoded protein is MTDPTPPSPNARCALPGDELLRPVAHLRAKAAALLLFTLVLVVGSALYLLYARGAFEPTQRLVLTADDSEGVAVGMDVTFSGFPIGRVRSLGLAEGGEVRIVVDVARRDAHWLRESSVFTLVRGIVGGTTIKAYSGVMTDPPLADGAVRPVLRGDATAEIPRLMADARELLENLNHLTASDSALGGALGNVRALTERLNGPGGALGVLTGSDGEARKILATLERTNQLLARLDGMAAKADKQVFGSGKDAGLVPEVRAAVLQLNALLADARGSLTKVDAVLAEAQAVGANAREATTDLGALRAEVEASLRKVEGLVNEINRKWPFARDTELKLP
- a CDS encoding MlaE family ABC transporter permease: MTALRHPLPLHERLVRTARRWALAWSRIFYLGAVVLVLMLSPSSYSRGTRWRLARHMYHDTAPILLGFTVLAALLALVITRIVVVTAWSYGLSRYALEMVIRVLVLELIPLTAALFVAMRATIPNGTQLALMRQSGHLQALQARGADPVRMELMPRVVAGIYASVTLAALSCVVALVMAYLGVYGFTTAGIAGYTRMFGHVFTPQITLVFALKTLFFSMAVALIPLASGLYETGDPGHAQQPGSELGGLARMFAVLLLIEVLSLMSNYY
- a CDS encoding heavy metal translocating P-type ATPase, whose product is MNTPQPAHAHGAHAHKHEHAHEPGHAETHAPACGSCAGDGDGHDHGALPGWPRIAAALALASGAEVAHWLQQDTLGMALAVVAIALSGLGVYRSGLKDLARLRLGINALMAVAVTGAVLIGQWPEAAMVMALYVAAERIEHGAMDRARNAIRGLLDLAPETADVVQDGGGTARVPAAEVALGALVRIAPGARVPLDGTVTRGSSAVNQAPITGESQLADKGPGDALYAGSVNQQGELFMQVTAAPGSTLLARIVHAVEQAQASRAPTQRFVDRFAAVYTPLVFVAALALGLLAPVVMGWSWHQAAYQALALLVIACPCALVISTPVTVVSALTAAARRGILIKGGSALESARSLSAIALDKTGTLTTGHPTLVHWQAMEADAQAAGAAAWQLASRSDHPVSRAIAAGLPAGQPDAAADVRALPGRGVEATLAGQRWVLGNLRLVREMGLDTPALAEQLAAHEQQGRTVTLLASEQAVHALFAVADPLRAHAAEAIAQLKAIGVQPVVLSGDNPATVQAVAREAGIADARGGLLPEDKLQSMAELQARLGPTAMTGDGINDAPALARADVGFAMGGAHSTGMAMETADVVLMNDDLRRIPDTVVLARRAHRVLWQNIILALGVKAAFFALALMGLATMWMAVVADMGVSLAVVANGLRLRGGAGTPPPRDGDAR